The Harpia harpyja isolate bHarHar1 chromosome 13, bHarHar1 primary haplotype, whole genome shotgun sequence genome contains a region encoding:
- the SIX3 gene encoding homeobox protein SIX3 — MVFRSPLELYPTHFFLPNFAADPHHRSLLLASGGGGSGSGSGCSPGAGGGGGGSSRAPHEELSMFQLPTLNFSPEQVASVCETLEETGDIERLGRFLWSLPVAPGACEAINKHESILRARAVVAFHTGNFRDLYHILENHKFTKESHGKLQAMWLEAHYQEAEKLRGRPLGPVDKYRVRKKFPLPRTIWDGEQKTHCFKERTRSLLREWYLQDPYPNPSKKRELAQATGLTPTQVGNWFKNRRQRDRAAAAKNRLQHQAIGQSGMRSLAEPGCPTHSSAESPSTAASPTTSVSSLTERAETGTSILSVTSSDSECDV; from the exons ATGGTGTTCAGGTCCCCGCTAGAGCTTTATCCCACCCATTTCTTCTTGCCAAACTTCGCCGCCGACCCGCACCACCGCTCCCTCCTTCTcgccagcggcggcggcggcagcggcagcggctcGGGCTGCAGCCCCGGTGCCGGCGGCGGTGGAGGCGGCAGCTCCCGGGCACCCCACGAAGAGTTGTCAATGTTTCAGCTGCCCACACTCAACTTCTCCCCGGAGCAAGTGGCCAGCGTCTGCGAGACGCTGGAGGAGACTGGAGACATAGAGAGGCTGGGGAGGTTCCTCTGGTCGCTGCCGGTGGCGCCGGGGGCATGCGAGGCCATCAACAAGCACGAGTCCATCCTCCGCGCCCGGGCGGTGGTGGCCTTCCACACGGGCAACTTCCGAGACCTCTACCACATCCTGGAGAACCACAAATTCACCAAGGAGTCCCACGGCAAGTTGCAGGCCATGTGGCTCGAAGCGCACTACCAGGAGGCCGAGAAGCTAAGGGGTCGCCCGCTGGGGCCGGTTGATAAATACAGGGTGAGGAAGAAGTTTCCGCTGCCCAGGACCATTTGGGATGGCGAGCAGAAGACGCACTGCTTCAAGGAGAGGACTCGCAGCCTCCTGAGGGAGTGGTACCTGCAGGACCCTTACCCCAACCCCAGCAAGAAAAGGGAACTGGCTCAGGCCACGGGGCTCACCCCCACGCAAGTAGGCAACTGGTTCAAAAACAGAAGGCAACGAGACAGAGCAGCGGCGGCTAAAAACAG GCTCCAGCACCAGGCGATAGGACAGAGCGGCATGCGGTCGCTGGCAGAGCCCGGCTGCCCGACACACAGCTCGGCCGAGTCTCCGTCAACGGCGGCCAGCCCGACCACCAGCGTCTCCAGTTTGACAGAAAGAGCCGAGACGGGCACCTCCATCCTCTCGGTAACCTCCAGCGACTCGGAATGTGATGTATGA